The window TTCCTTTCAAGATATACATGGCAAAAGATCAACAAACAAAGAGCAAAAGCGAAAGCTTAcagaacaagaaacaaaaaactcTAATCTCTTACCCATGGAAGAGGGATCATACTTGGAACATACACATAGCCACAACGGAAGGCGCGAGAATAGTCACGCACGTCGTCACGTTCTGTCACCTTTTTACTCTTCACCCCATCCTCATCAATCTCGTACAGTGTACAGCAAGTACAAGCCTTATCAGTACCTTCTCCTTCAACTCCCACGCACCATACGATCACACTCTTATTAGGCTTCACGAAGCAGTATACAGGACGAGCCGCGTTTGCTTGGACCCGTAACGCCGGAAGATCAGGACCGGACAAACTGAAGTATTTGCTAAACGAGACATCACCATCACCACCACCCAACTTGCTTGAAACCCACACCTCAATGTTTCTTGATGTTTGGTCTTGTTGTAGCAAAGACAAGCTATCTCCATTGAAACAAGATAAATGACTATTAACATAAGAGGTCGGACACAAACATATGTCCTTGAATGTTTCATCCGTGAAATCGAAACCACGAAtgatctcttcttcatctccttcttcttctccatatcTATAAGCAGTCCAATACATGTTACCCATCACAGCCACACAGAGAGGCATGATATTTACATCCATATCAAGCTCGACATCAAGAGTCCTCCAAGAACTCGTCTTGCACTCATAAATCTCAACCTCTGGTTCATCACCTTCATAACGCTCAATCTCCCAAGGTCGACTAGCAAACCTCAAGATCTTGTAACCGTCGTTACGATTGTTCTTGTCGTATCCAATCCCGTGGTAATCAGAGCTCGTGATACTTCGTGAGGGCTCGATCCATCTGAGGTTTCTCAAAACAGGATTCCAAAGCGCGAGGTTGGAGAATCTTGACCCGTCGTCTCTGCACTTCCACATATAACTCTCAACCAGCATGAGTCCATCGCAATGAACCATGTGCGTGTAAACCAAAGTATCGATCTTAAATGGATGTTGTAGTAGCTCGTTCGGGACTGGTGAAACTGAGCTTGTTCTGGTCACTGGATCCATGATTTGGACCGTATCGAAGATTCTTAGGAAGTGTTCTTTGGAGCGGTTGAAGTGTTGGTTGATGAAAGTTTCGTCTGTGAGGAGAGCGTACCATTCCTTGCACGTCGGTTTTGCTCGGACGAGAGCATCCGCCGGAGTCTTGTAAAAGATTTTTTGTAATATCACCGGTGGCATCAGGGACAATGACCACGAACGCCTTGAGGCAGCCATGAGCGCTCTGAGAAAGATTCGAGTCGTATCAGAGATTCTTGGATAAGAATTAAGAAGGGGGAACGACTAAACAATGTGGTTCCTTTTACAGTTAAAACAGTTAAAATATTCAACCGAAACGAACCAAAAAACTGAACCGGTTATCCTTATTGATTGATTGAATGAAGCAAACGAACCGGTTTAGTAACTATGATATCAGAAATTCTTGGATAAATGTTCTTCTCCTCTCTGTGATTCtttaatctttttctttttggtaagaTCATTTAACCTCAGTGACTGAATAAAACAAGCGAAAAAGTTAAGTATTCAACCGAACCAaaaacatgaatttttttttttgaatctaaTTGACTGAATAAAGCAAATGAACCGGTTTGGTAATCACAGTTTTAGTAACGACGGTTTAGTAACCACCGGTTTGGTAACGTCGACGAACTCAGGCTTGTAGACttagtgttttttttgtagcctaagtgatttttttgtttgtggaaTAGTGGTGATCACGACATGTATGATGTATGTGCCTTTCCTTGGAACTCAAGCTTGGATTGGATTAGATCTATTAATTATTCTCTCACTAATTACTGGAAACTTTGGATGATAATAGACGTATGAGTTCTCTTTTCGTATGAGCTCATTAGAACCACTCTGTTTAGGCAGATAAAGTAGCACTAGTTATGCTAAGAAGATGACGTATGCTACTATCAAATCAA of the Brassica rapa cultivar Chiifu-401-42 chromosome A03, CAAS_Brap_v3.01, whole genome shotgun sequence genome contains:
- the LOC103860146 gene encoding F-box protein At3g08750; the protein is MSLCNFHGIRAMEETTNTLSPPSLSISQCVTLKLSSTNYFSWKTQFESFLSSQSFLGYIDGSTPRPLPTVTTQTGELVTEAANPEFAKWMRRDQLVMSWLFGSLTKDALRALMAASRRSWSLSLMPPVILQKIFYKTPADALVRAKPTCKEWYALLTDETFINQHFNRSKEHFLRIFDTVQIMDPVTRTSSVSPVPNELLQHPFKIDTLVYTHMVHCDGLMLVESYMWKCRDDGSRFSNLALWNPVLRNLRWIEPSRSITSSDYHGIGYDKNNRNDGYKILRFASRPWEIERYEGDEPEVEIYECKTSSWRTLDVELDMDVNIMPLCVAVMGNMYWTAYRYGEEEGDEEEIIRGFDFTDETFKDICLCPTSYVNSHLSCFNGDSLSLLQQDQTSRNIEVWVSSKLGGGDGDVSFSKYFSLSGPDLPALRVQANAARPVYCFVKPNKSVIVWCVGVEGEGTDKACTCCTLYEIDEDGVKSKKVTERDDVRDYSRAFRCGYVYVPSMIPLPWVRD